DNA from Marinilabiliales bacterium:
CAGGGATATATGTTCTTTCATGAAGCCGGGTGAAAACCTCCATTTGGCATGTCTTTTGAGCAGCACGCCAAGCCAGAGCAACCTGAGGACGGATATTCCTATCAGGCCCCAGACAGCATATTCAACAGGGTAACCGGCCAGAACAGGCAGTGTTACCATTGCAAGCTGAACGGCGAATGTAACAACACCGTAAATAACCATGTTGGCAGGACGGTTCTTAAGAAGGTATATATACTCAATTAGGTGCCCGGGATTGCTTATAAGTACATATACGAACACCAGATTCATGAAGGTGATATCCCTTACTCCCTCAAAAAGGTGAAAGGCCCTCTGAAAAAGAACACAGAAAATGAATGCAAGAAAGCTGAATGCGGAAAGCAGGAGGAACGCATTGAAAAGCTCGGGTGACTTCGACTTCCTGTTGAGAGATACAACCCTGAATGCCTTGTTGCTGTTGTATAGCGGGAGAAGAGACTGGATCAGTCCGTTAACCCAGAAAAAACTCACCGCGCTTGCAATGAAAAGCGAAAGCTCATAATAACCTATCTCGGCCACTGAAAGCGAACTACGTGCAAAGATCACGCTTATCAGGAGAAATGTGGTAAACCTCAGGACCTGGAATGCCTGGAGGCTTCCCACATTTGATATTTTCTTCAGAAAAACCAAGTCTTGTATATTGTTTTAGTGGGTAAATATATGGATAAAATATATTCCTGATCCATAAATGGTATTGTGGTTGTCTATACTTAAAAATTAATATTTATCTTTGCACTCGCAAAATGGTGGTCGTAGCTCAGTAGGTTAGAGCGTCAGATTGTGGCTCTGAAGGTCGCCGGTTCGAATCCGGTCTTCCACCCGTAAAAATGAAAACCTGAGAGTGGGGTTGCTGCCATCATGGTACAGCCCCACTCTCTTTTCATTCATCCCTTCTTAAAACTATCACTGCACGTCCATTTTCGGCATATTAAGGTATATTGAGTAATTTTGTTTATATAACGGAAGGCAATTATCAAATTCAGCAGATATGATACGAACCATAACCACCGAAAATATCCCCATCAAACTCTGGATTGACGATATTGAACCCGGTGCCATGGATCAGGCAAAGGACATTGCAAACCATCCCTATGCAGTTCACCATGTTGCAATAATGCCCGACTGCCACCAGGGTTTCGGCATGCCTATAGGCGGAGTTCTCGGGACAAGGGATGTTGTAATACCCAATGCCGTGGGAGTTGATATCGGATGCGGAATGTGCGCAACGAGGACATCTCTCAGGGAGCTCTCGCGCGTCAGGCTTGCCGGTATTGCAGACGAAATAAGAAGAAACATACCTGTCGGTTTCAGACATCACAAATCAGCCCGCGACACCAGACTGATGCCTGGTCTAAAAGGGCGGCTGCCGGTAGTTGAAAGGGAGTACAAAAGTGCAACATATCAGCTTGGCACACTCGGGGGCGGGAACCATTTTATCGAGCTCCAGAAGGGATCAGACGGGTTTATCTGGATAATGATCCACTCGGGCAGCAGGAATATAGGAAAGCAGGTAGCGGATTACTATTACCGTAAGGCTGTAACTCTTAACGAGAAGAGCTTCAGAAACCTGAAAACCCCTAAGCAGCTCTCATTCCTGCCTCTTGATAGCGAAGAGGGAGACAAATACCTGAGTGAAATGGATTATTGCGTCAGGTTCGCATATGCCAACAGGAAGCAGATGATGGATGTGGTTTCATCGGTAGTGGCCGGCCATGCCGGCAGAGGAGTTGAATTCTCCCGGTTTATCAACATAGCCCACAACTATGCAAGCCGGGAAGAGCACTTTGGAATGCCCATGGTAATTCACCGTAAAGGTGCCACGTCAGCCCGTAAGGGTGAATACGGGATCGTGCCGGGCTCCCAGGGAAGTAACAGCTATATAACAATCGGGCGCGGCAACCCACAGAGTTTTGAAAGCTGTTCGCACGGGGCAGGCAGGGTGATGGGCAGGAAAGAGGCACAAAGGAAACTTGATCTGAACTTCGAAAGGGAAAAGCTTGAAAAGAAGGGAATAATCCACAGTATATACCGCACCAGAGACCTTGATGAAGCTTCAGGTGCCTACAAGGACATAAACCGGGTTATGAAGTTGCAGTCCGATCTGGTAGAGATCGATACGGTACTTGAGCCTCTTGCAGTGGTCAAAGGGTAACCCTTTGCATGATATAAATCCCCGCTAACCGAGATACATTCTGAGGAGTTTGTTCTTGGATTTATGACGAAGCCGCTTGAGCGCCTTCTCCTTTATCTGTCTTGTCCTTTCTTTGGTAAGTCCGAGTTCCTCTCCTATGGCCTCAAGAGACATCTCCTGCCTTCCAAGTCCGAAATAGCATTCAAGCACATTGCGCTCCTTTTCAGACAGAATACTTAGGGTGCGGG
Protein-coding regions in this window:
- a CDS encoding RtcB family protein, translated to MIRTITTENIPIKLWIDDIEPGAMDQAKDIANHPYAVHHVAIMPDCHQGFGMPIGGVLGTRDVVIPNAVGVDIGCGMCATRTSLRELSRVRLAGIADEIRRNIPVGFRHHKSARDTRLMPGLKGRLPVVEREYKSATYQLGTLGGGNHFIELQKGSDGFIWIMIHSGSRNIGKQVADYYYRKAVTLNEKSFRNLKTPKQLSFLPLDSEEGDKYLSEMDYCVRFAYANRKQMMDVVSSVVAGHAGRGVEFSRFINIAHNYASREEHFGMPMVIHRKGATSARKGEYGIVPGSQGSNSYITIGRGNPQSFESCSHGAGRVMGRKEAQRKLDLNFEREKLEKKGIIHSIYRTRDLDEASGAYKDINRVMKLQSDLVEIDTVLEPLAVVKG